In the genome of Sphingobacteriaceae bacterium, one region contains:
- a CDS encoding stage II sporulation protein P, whose amino-acid sequence MGTGRRSFAWYRAWPFLLLWAIAALGMALMFLPPAGGLEPAVPAAASAGRPGPGTRLLRHILRTAIPVLQWVDPPPSLTDPQGLNPGRLLRLFMEAGGGMSLGRPWTLLAAELPGLGTMAPPPASHASGGQPPLIPLVQDGWNTRNTPESPAEPPDGGEARDWPPAAGGPVVLIYHTHGSEAFLGGPAATAGGDPAGHGFSPDPARNMIRVGRELASVLQEQHGVPVIHVTDLFDWQNNAVTRIGAYYRSLQMLENFGGTGRRVTDVHPSLMLILDLHRDAVPRSVSLATVGDQPMAKVLFVVGTRSQDHPNWRQNLCVAETLNHLVEESYPGLSRGVRRHRERFNQHLMPGALLIEIGSVENTLEEALATARILAHVIDAAGRRGLLPRPGVPYECPAGPVSQASSAAVAAASPWAVSLF is encoded by the coding sequence ATGGGGACCGGCCGGCGCTCCTTCGCCTGGTACCGGGCCTGGCCTTTCCTGCTCCTGTGGGCTATAGCGGCCTTGGGCATGGCTTTGATGTTCCTGCCGCCGGCGGGGGGCCTGGAGCCGGCGGTGCCCGCGGCAGCATCCGCCGGGCGGCCGGGCCCGGGTACCCGCCTCCTGCGCCACATACTGCGCACGGCGATCCCCGTCCTCCAGTGGGTGGACCCGCCGCCGTCCCTCACCGATCCCCAAGGCCTGAATCCGGGACGGCTCCTGCGCCTGTTCATGGAGGCGGGCGGCGGCATGTCCTTGGGCCGGCCCTGGACCCTGCTGGCGGCGGAACTGCCCGGCCTGGGCACCATGGCCCCGCCCCCGGCATCCCATGCCTCCGGCGGGCAGCCGCCCCTCATCCCCTTGGTGCAGGATGGCTGGAATACCCGGAACACTCCGGAGTCACCGGCGGAGCCCCCTGACGGCGGGGAGGCGCGGGATTGGCCGCCTGCCGCCGGGGGGCCGGTGGTCCTCATTTACCATACCCACGGATCCGAGGCCTTTTTGGGCGGCCCTGCCGCCACGGCCGGCGGCGACCCCGCCGGCCACGGCTTCAGCCCCGACCCCGCCCGGAACATGATCCGGGTGGGCCGGGAACTGGCGTCGGTGCTCCAGGAACAGCACGGCGTGCCGGTGATCCACGTGACGGACCTGTTCGATTGGCAGAACAACGCCGTGACCCGCATCGGCGCCTACTACCGGTCCCTGCAGATGCTGGAGAATTTCGGCGGGACGGGCCGCCGGGTCACCGACGTCCACCCGTCCTTGATGCTCATCCTGGATCTCCACCGGGACGCCGTGCCCCGGTCCGTGAGCCTGGCTACCGTGGGCGATCAGCCGATGGCCAAAGTGCTGTTCGTGGTGGGCACCCGCAGCCAGGATCACCCCAACTGGCGGCAAAACTTGTGCGTGGCCGAGACCTTGAACCATCTGGTGGAGGAAAGCTACCCCGGCCTGTCCCGGGGCGTGCGGCGGCACCGGGAGCGGTTCAACCAGCACCTGATGCCGGGCGCCCTCCTCATCGAAATCGGCAGCGTGGAGAACACCTTGGAAGAAGCCCTGGCTACGGCCAGGATTCTGGCCCACGTCATCGATGCCGCCGGCAGGCGGGGCCTCCTGCCCCGGCCGGGGGTGCCCTACGAGTGCCCCGCCGGGCCCGTTTCCCAAGCCTCATCGGCGGCCGTTGCAGCGGCCTCACCATGGGCTGTAAGCCTCTTTTGA
- a CDS encoding phage holin family protein, whose protein sequence is MLGAVIRFVVSALVLLLLGFILPGFRIMGFVNALLAALAIAVIGYIVEALMGQRVSPQNRGIIGFLTAAVVIWLTQFIVPSMEVSIIGALLASLVIGIIDAVVPTELR, encoded by the coding sequence ATGCTGGGAGCCGTAATCCGCTTCGTCGTGTCGGCCCTGGTCCTCTTGCTCCTCGGATTCATCCTGCCCGGCTTCCGCATCATGGGCTTCGTCAATGCCCTGCTGGCAGCCTTGGCCATCGCCGTAATCGGCTACATCGTGGAGGCCCTCATGGGCCAGAGGGTTTCGCCCCAAAACCGGGGCATCATCGGCTTTCTGACGGCGGCTGTGGTCATCTGGCTCACCCAGTTCATCGTGCCGTCCATGGAAGTATCCATCATCGGGGCCCTGCTGGCGTCCCTGGTCATCGGCATCATCGACGCCGTGGTGCCCACGGAGCTGCGCTGA
- the rpsT gene encoding 30S ribosomal protein S20, translated as MAKSLSAKKRVRQAAVRTMRNKMYRSRIKTAERRLREAVEQQDAAEAAARLQWAYKVIDKAAKRGVIHANTAARRKARMARIAQLATAAQEVS; from the coding sequence TTGGCTAAAAGTCTCTCCGCCAAAAAGCGGGTGCGGCAGGCAGCCGTCCGCACCATGCGGAACAAGATGTACCGCTCCCGGATCAAGACGGCTGAGCGGCGCCTGCGGGAAGCCGTGGAGCAGCAGGATGCCGCCGAAGCAGCCGCCCGCCTGCAGTGGGCCTACAAGGTCATCGACAAGGCTGCCAAGCGGGGTGTAATCCACGCCAATACCGCCGCCCGGCGCAAGGCCCGGATGGCCCGCATCGCCCAGTTGGCCACGGCAGCCCAGGAAGTTTCCTAA
- the holA gene encoding DNA polymerase III subunit delta: protein MKVGEALRRLAEAGPAPVYLVVGPETYLRRGFIDRLARHALGDGPEASLGLHRLEEADHHLSQVEEILRTPPLFGGRRLVVVREWEPLTVKAQAVVQRAVEALAKVLPFITEDTCLVFDMTAVEKQNPAARLLQEHALTVECQSLGPRETANWLVRRARERGSPMTSAAAALLASAVPGDLQQLERELDKVLLYAGPGRPVDTAEVEAVVSGSGQWRIFDLLDAVGEGRTGAALKVLHHLLATGEPPLRILTMLARHMRQLLQVKAMAERGYPPAEIRRRLKVHSFVAKKLQAQAGRLDSGRIAQGLTACCETDLAIKTGKLPPGLAVEMLVAGLVTTGRAKAQQPAGRS, encoded by the coding sequence GTGAAGGTGGGCGAGGCGCTGCGCCGGCTGGCCGAGGCCGGCCCCGCGCCGGTATACTTGGTGGTCGGTCCCGAGACGTACTTACGCCGCGGCTTTATTGACCGCCTGGCCCGCCATGCGCTGGGAGACGGGCCCGAAGCCTCCTTGGGCCTCCACCGCCTGGAAGAAGCGGACCACCACCTGTCCCAGGTGGAAGAGATCCTGCGGACGCCGCCCCTCTTCGGCGGGCGCCGCCTGGTGGTGGTGCGGGAGTGGGAACCTTTGACGGTCAAGGCCCAGGCCGTCGTCCAAAGGGCGGTGGAGGCTTTGGCGAAGGTCCTGCCCTTCATCACCGAGGACACATGCCTCGTTTTCGACATGACGGCGGTGGAGAAGCAAAACCCCGCCGCGCGCCTGCTCCAGGAACACGCCCTGACGGTGGAGTGCCAGTCCCTGGGGCCCCGGGAGACGGCCAATTGGCTGGTGCGCCGGGCCCGGGAGCGGGGAAGCCCCATGACGTCGGCCGCCGCCGCCCTGCTGGCGTCGGCGGTGCCCGGGGATCTGCAGCAATTGGAGCGGGAACTGGACAAGGTCTTGCTCTATGCCGGCCCCGGCCGGCCCGTGGACACCGCCGAAGTGGAAGCGGTGGTCAGCGGCAGCGGCCAATGGCGCATTTTCGATCTGCTGGACGCTGTGGGAGAAGGGCGCACCGGCGCCGCCTTGAAGGTGCTCCATCACCTGCTGGCCACGGGCGAGCCGCCCCTGCGGATCTTGACCATGCTGGCCAGGCACATGCGGCAGCTGCTTCAGGTTAAGGCGATGGCGGAAAGGGGATACCCGCCGGCGGAAATCCGCCGCCGGTTGAAGGTGCACTCTTTCGTGGCCAAAAAATTACAGGCCCAGGCGGGCCGGTTGGACAGCGGGCGTATCGCCCAGGGCTTGACGGCCTGCTGTGAGACGGATCTGGCCATCAAGACGGGCAAACTGCCACCCGGGCTGGCGGTTGAGATGCTGGTCGCCGGGCTGGTCACCACCGGAAGAGCCAAAGCCCAACAGCCAGCCGGGCGGTCTTAG
- a CDS encoding DNA internalization-related competence protein ComEC/Rec2: MAGAGRVLGRPAGIPGGDMPLAAAALLFAGGIALGRQLPFLRPGAAWVAAVFCWVLGCLAGRPGAWVLGPRRLGGAAGSQPGLGRARRLGALLCLALGLVWAGAAHLAAARAADENRPEQLFAGDEAGALAGPAGGAGAAAGYICSPPEATAGGWRLILCPVAGVDGGRPPRIRLEWPSREAGDEPPARYGDAVIVRGAVVRPRPPANPWGFDGHRYWEARRVPYVLYINDPGQLLQAGTPPGGMRRLLFDLRQEAYNRLRRQMTGGQWGLAAALLFGDQGELDPDDRAGFQATGLAHLLAVSGLHVGLVVGCLNFLLRPVVAHRHRRFMVQAVVLAALVLWTGGRAPIVRAVLMLALAGCQRLLDRPPAPLNAVGAAALALLIYHPYQLWDVGWQLSFGAAAAIALLAGGFTTGGPSSSSLVPRLTGPLAAGLAAFLGTLPVMLHAFGTVQPLSILLTPPAVPLVAAVLVLGLVLLPAVALFPAAGGVSAVIISGPVRLLQGLVHWAEHLPLPPVVLPVPPPWLTACYYAWLGWCLADFRPPLVKKRRPRLPRPGRLAAAVLGLAALLVWNSVLAAPRRLEMVFPDVGQGDGFVIGIPPGLWVVVDGGARDQARFVLAPYLRRRGVQAPDLLVATHGDADHAAGIAHLLAAGPGLPGALVEPGFPAGGAYDAMVAAARERGVPRVVPRPGDQIPLGPAFLEVLGPPRPPLAGTGSDVNNNSLVMILHYGAFRGLLPGDLEAPGEEFLLSRHREAGLRAHLLKVGHHGSRTSTTPAFLEAIDPEVAVIQAGRNNRYGFPHPEVTARLAARGTLVLSTPQHGALRFTVEKGRWCYRAAWGGGGCRPVE; this comes from the coding sequence ATGGCCGGCGCCGGGCGGGTTCTGGGCCGGCCGGCGGGCATCCCCGGCGGCGACATGCCCTTGGCGGCGGCGGCCCTCCTGTTCGCCGGGGGCATCGCCCTGGGGCGGCAACTGCCCTTCTTGAGGCCGGGGGCGGCCTGGGTGGCGGCCGTCTTCTGCTGGGTCTTGGGCTGCCTGGCAGGCAGGCCGGGAGCCTGGGTCTTGGGCCCCCGCAGGCTTGGCGGGGCCGCCGGCAGCCAACCCGGCCTGGGGCGGGCCCGGCGGCTGGGAGCCCTGCTTTGCCTTGCCCTGGGCTTGGTGTGGGCCGGGGCGGCCCACCTGGCGGCGGCCCGGGCCGCGGACGAGAATCGTCCTGAACAACTCTTCGCCGGTGATGAGGCCGGCGCTTTGGCCGGCCCTGCAGGGGGCGCCGGTGCCGCAGCCGGCTATATTTGCAGCCCGCCCGAAGCAACGGCGGGCGGCTGGCGCCTCATCTTGTGCCCCGTTGCCGGAGTGGATGGGGGGCGCCCGCCCCGCATCCGGCTGGAATGGCCCAGCCGGGAGGCGGGAGACGAGCCGCCGGCCCGCTACGGCGATGCCGTCATCGTGCGGGGAGCGGTGGTGCGGCCCCGCCCGCCCGCCAACCCGTGGGGCTTCGACGGCCACCGCTACTGGGAGGCCCGGCGGGTGCCCTATGTGCTCTACATCAACGATCCGGGCCAGTTGCTGCAGGCGGGGACGCCCCCGGGCGGGATGCGGCGCCTCCTCTTCGACCTGCGGCAAGAGGCCTACAACCGCCTCCGCCGGCAAATGACGGGCGGCCAATGGGGGTTGGCCGCCGCCCTCCTCTTCGGCGACCAAGGGGAACTGGATCCCGACGACAGGGCGGGGTTCCAGGCCACGGGGCTGGCCCACCTTTTGGCGGTGTCGGGCCTGCACGTCGGCCTGGTGGTGGGCTGCCTCAATTTCCTCCTGCGGCCCGTGGTGGCCCACCGGCATCGCCGGTTCATGGTGCAGGCCGTCGTGCTGGCGGCCTTGGTGCTGTGGACGGGGGGCCGGGCGCCCATCGTCCGGGCCGTCTTGATGCTGGCCCTGGCGGGCTGCCAAAGGCTGCTGGACCGGCCGCCGGCACCCTTGAACGCCGTAGGGGCCGCCGCCCTTGCCCTCCTGATCTACCACCCGTACCAGTTGTGGGATGTGGGCTGGCAGCTCAGTTTCGGCGCGGCGGCAGCCATCGCCCTCCTGGCGGGTGGTTTCACCACCGGCGGTCCTTCCTCAAGCAGTTTGGTGCCGCGACTGACGGGCCCTTTGGCGGCGGGTCTGGCGGCCTTCCTGGGCACCCTGCCGGTAATGCTCCACGCCTTCGGCACGGTGCAGCCCTTGTCCATCCTGCTGACGCCCCCGGCGGTGCCTTTGGTGGCCGCCGTCCTGGTGCTGGGGCTGGTGCTCCTGCCGGCCGTTGCTTTGTTCCCCGCGGCGGGCGGGGTGTCGGCCGTCATCATAAGCGGGCCCGTCAGGCTGCTCCAAGGGCTGGTCCACTGGGCGGAGCACCTGCCCTTGCCCCCGGTGGTGCTGCCGGTGCCGCCTCCTTGGCTGACGGCCTGCTATTACGCCTGGCTGGGCTGGTGCCTGGCCGATTTCCGGCCGCCCCTGGTGAAAAAGCGCCGTCCCCGCCTTCCCCGGCCCGGCCGGCTGGCGGCGGCGGTATTGGGCTTGGCGGCCCTGCTGGTGTGGAATTCCGTCCTGGCGGCTCCCCGACGGCTGGAAATGGTGTTCCCCGATGTGGGCCAGGGGGACGGCTTCGTCATCGGCATCCCGCCGGGCTTGTGGGTGGTGGTGGACGGCGGCGCCCGGGACCAGGCCCGGTTCGTGCTGGCCCCTTACCTGCGGAGGCGGGGGGTCCAAGCCCCCGATCTCCTGGTGGCTACCCACGGGGATGCCGACCATGCCGCGGGCATCGCCCACCTGCTGGCCGCCGGCCCCGGCCTGCCCGGTGCCCTGGTGGAGCCCGGCTTCCCCGCCGGCGGCGCCTACGACGCCATGGTGGCGGCGGCCCGGGAGCGGGGCGTGCCCCGGGTGGTACCGCGGCCGGGGGACCAAATCCCCCTGGGGCCCGCGTTCCTGGAGGTTTTAGGGCCGCCCCGTCCTCCTCTGGCGGGCACCGGCAGCGACGTGAACAACAACTCCCTGGTCATGATCCTGCACTACGGCGCCTTCCGCGGGCTGCTGCCGGGGGACCTGGAGGCGCCCGGGGAGGAGTTCCTTCTCAGCCGGCACCGGGAGGCGGGGCTCCGGGCCCACCTGCTGAAGGTCGGCCACCACGGCAGCCGCACTTCCACCACCCCCGCCTTTCTGGAGGCCATAGACCCGGAGGTGGCCGTCATCCAGGCGGGCCGCAACAACCGTTACGGCTTCCCCCACCCGGAGGTGACGGCGCGGCTGGCGGCCCGCGGGACTTTGGTGCTGAGCACCCCGCAACACGGTGCCCTCCGGTTCACAGTTGAAAAGGGGCGGTGGTGCTACCGGGCTGCCTGGGGGGGAGGCGGCTGCCGCCCTGTAGAATGA
- a CDS encoding helix-hairpin-helix domain-containing protein produces MGRYWGRSWRRAEGTLVAWLCIALLVGSALLLWQQWRVHQARRELHEYLTQRVVPWAAEEGAAGGPGAPPGQGESQGQDPGQNPASGLDGDPDREEAGAGDRLLQVHIAGAVAAPGVYELPEGARAVDGVNAAGGAVPEADLDRINLAAPLQDGQQLYVPRRGEETPSTGAGAPGEEPPGAMARVNVNRAGVDALQQVPGIGPVLAARIVAYRQAHGPFQSVDELTRVQGIGPRSLENMRPYIYVDGSS; encoded by the coding sequence ATGGGCCGGTACTGGGGCCGGTCTTGGCGCCGGGCTGAGGGGACGCTGGTGGCCTGGCTGTGCATCGCCCTGCTGGTGGGCTCCGCCCTCCTCCTGTGGCAGCAGTGGCGGGTCCACCAGGCCCGCCGGGAATTGCATGAATACCTGACCCAGCGGGTGGTGCCGTGGGCGGCGGAAGAGGGGGCTGCCGGCGGCCCGGGCGCTCCTCCCGGGCAAGGGGAGTCGCAGGGCCAGGATCCCGGCCAAAACCCGGCCAGCGGGCTGGACGGGGATCCGGACCGGGAAGAGGCGGGTGCGGGGGACCGGTTGCTGCAGGTCCACATAGCGGGGGCGGTGGCGGCTCCCGGGGTTTATGAACTGCCTGAGGGAGCCCGGGCGGTGGACGGCGTCAACGCCGCCGGGGGCGCGGTCCCGGAAGCCGACCTGGACCGGATCAACCTGGCGGCTCCCCTGCAGGACGGCCAGCAATTGTACGTGCCCCGCCGGGGGGAGGAAACACCCTCAACGGGGGCTGGAGCGCCGGGAGAAGAGCCGCCTGGGGCCATGGCCCGGGTGAACGTGAACCGGGCCGGCGTGGACGCCCTGCAGCAGGTGCCCGGCATCGGCCCCGTCCTGGCGGCCCGCATCGTGGCCTATCGCCAGGCCCACGGTCCTTTCCAGAGCGTGGATGAATTGACCCGGGTCCAAGGCATCGGGCCCCGCTCCCTGGAGAACATGCGCCCCTACATTTATGTGGACGGCAGTTCTTAA